A region from the Alosa alosa isolate M-15738 ecotype Scorff River chromosome 7, AALO_Geno_1.1, whole genome shotgun sequence genome encodes:
- the LOC125297353 gene encoding zinc finger protein 726-like isoform X1 encodes MSLSDKEASSYVGRPTSVGNMDLGLQLSSGCNVNDAETLQVDLLVKEENLKEEEYGRMISCQDEEEKPFGEFHCNVKSETDNSEYNVTYYETRHTEVKEEEEQEVELKAELDEQENDDQLECSSETFQAPVEIEVKKEEEEHLLENAPAEAEDDTEGDLLAEDETPPRTRQKKESKKKLVNKERRMKGKSYTGVSENPHVTQQKIHGQNDELNLQLQEGLHHCTVCKKSFTAITELEKHQQILTCSIKQDQSIGNKTHKCVHCGKAFAMAAYLQCHILTHTGKELHGRETPRTSSDRNKPHTCEYCGKRFERISVLKTHMIVHTGEKPHKCVQCGKAFSQIQNLKCHMLAHTGEKPYKCAQCGKASRSSSDLKKHMLVHTGEKPHKCPQCGRGFQQVANLRSHMLIHTGEKPHKCSQCGEAFRYPLKLNQHIRARH; translated from the exons ATGAGCCTAAGTGACAAGGAGGCGTCTAGTTATGTAGGTAGGCCGACCTCCGTTGGGAAC ATGGATCTTGGACTACAGTTGAGCTCTGGTTGTAACGTTAACGATGCCGAAACACTGCAGGTTGACCTGCTGGTGAAAGAAGAAAACCTCAAAGAGGAAGAATATGGCCGTATGATATCATGTCAAGATGAAGAAGAAAAGCCCTTTGGAGAGTTTCACTGTAACGTTAAATCTGAAACAGACAATTCAGAGTATAACGTGACCTACTATGAAACACGACACACTgaagtgaaggaggaggaggagcaagaggTTGAGTTAAAGGCAGAATTGGATGAACAAGAGAACGATGATCAGCTGGAAT GCTCCAGTGAAACATTCCAGGCACCAGTGGAGATTGAAgtgaagaaagaagaggaggagcatCTTCTGGAAA ATGCCCCTGCCGAGGCTGAGGATGACACCGAGGGTGATTTGCTTGCTGAGGATGAAACGCCTCCAAGAACAAGGCAGAAGAAGGAAAGTAAGAAGAAGTTAGTCAACAAAGAGAGAAGAATGAAAGGAAAATCCTACACTG GTGTATCAGAGAACCCACATGTAACGCAACAGAAGATCCATGGACAGAATGATGAACTCAACCTGCAGCTGCAAGAAGGGCTGCACCACTGCACAGTCTGCAAGAAGAGTTTCACAGCAATCACTGAACTGGAGAAACACCAGCAAATACTCACTTGTAGCATTAAGCAAGACCAGAGCATTGGCAACAAGactcataaatgtgtccattgTGGAAAAGCATTCGCAATGGCAGCATATCTTCAATGCCATATACTTACTCATACTGGAAAGGAGCTTCATGGCAGAGAGACACCTAGAACATCCTCAGACAGGAATAAGCCTCATACGTGTGAATATTGTGGTAAAAGATTTGAACGAATTTCAGTTCTTAAAACCCATATGATAGTCCACACTGGAgaaaagcctcataaatgtgtccagtgtggaaaagctttttcgcAAATTCAAAATCTTAAATGCCATATGTTggcacacactggagagaagccctataaatgtgcccagtgtggaaaagcatccAGATCGTCCTCAGATCTTAAAAAACACATGTtagtacacactggagagaagcctcataaatgtccCCAGTGTGGAAGAGGATTTCAACAAGTTGCAAATCTCAGATCCCATATGTTAAtccacactggagagaagcctcataaatgtagCCAATGTGGAGAAGCATTCAGATACCCCTTGAAACTTAACCAGCACATCAGGGCTCGGCATTAa
- the LOC125297353 gene encoding zinc finger protein 726-like isoform X2, which translates to MDLGLQLSSGCNVNDAETLQVDLLVKEENLKEEEYGRMISCQDEEEKPFGEFHCNVKSETDNSEYNVTYYETRHTEVKEEEEQEVELKAELDEQENDDQLECSSETFQAPVEIEVKKEEEEHLLENAPAEAEDDTEGDLLAEDETPPRTRQKKESKKKLVNKERRMKGKSYTGVSENPHVTQQKIHGQNDELNLQLQEGLHHCTVCKKSFTAITELEKHQQILTCSIKQDQSIGNKTHKCVHCGKAFAMAAYLQCHILTHTGKELHGRETPRTSSDRNKPHTCEYCGKRFERISVLKTHMIVHTGEKPHKCVQCGKAFSQIQNLKCHMLAHTGEKPYKCAQCGKASRSSSDLKKHMLVHTGEKPHKCPQCGRGFQQVANLRSHMLIHTGEKPHKCSQCGEAFRYPLKLNQHIRARH; encoded by the exons ATGGATCTTGGACTACAGTTGAGCTCTGGTTGTAACGTTAACGATGCCGAAACACTGCAGGTTGACCTGCTGGTGAAAGAAGAAAACCTCAAAGAGGAAGAATATGGCCGTATGATATCATGTCAAGATGAAGAAGAAAAGCCCTTTGGAGAGTTTCACTGTAACGTTAAATCTGAAACAGACAATTCAGAGTATAACGTGACCTACTATGAAACACGACACACTgaagtgaaggaggaggaggagcaagaggTTGAGTTAAAGGCAGAATTGGATGAACAAGAGAACGATGATCAGCTGGAAT GCTCCAGTGAAACATTCCAGGCACCAGTGGAGATTGAAgtgaagaaagaagaggaggagcatCTTCTGGAAA ATGCCCCTGCCGAGGCTGAGGATGACACCGAGGGTGATTTGCTTGCTGAGGATGAAACGCCTCCAAGAACAAGGCAGAAGAAGGAAAGTAAGAAGAAGTTAGTCAACAAAGAGAGAAGAATGAAAGGAAAATCCTACACTG GTGTATCAGAGAACCCACATGTAACGCAACAGAAGATCCATGGACAGAATGATGAACTCAACCTGCAGCTGCAAGAAGGGCTGCACCACTGCACAGTCTGCAAGAAGAGTTTCACAGCAATCACTGAACTGGAGAAACACCAGCAAATACTCACTTGTAGCATTAAGCAAGACCAGAGCATTGGCAACAAGactcataaatgtgtccattgTGGAAAAGCATTCGCAATGGCAGCATATCTTCAATGCCATATACTTACTCATACTGGAAAGGAGCTTCATGGCAGAGAGACACCTAGAACATCCTCAGACAGGAATAAGCCTCATACGTGTGAATATTGTGGTAAAAGATTTGAACGAATTTCAGTTCTTAAAACCCATATGATAGTCCACACTGGAgaaaagcctcataaatgtgtccagtgtggaaaagctttttcgcAAATTCAAAATCTTAAATGCCATATGTTggcacacactggagagaagccctataaatgtgcccagtgtggaaaagcatccAGATCGTCCTCAGATCTTAAAAAACACATGTtagtacacactggagagaagcctcataaatgtccCCAGTGTGGAAGAGGATTTCAACAAGTTGCAAATCTCAGATCCCATATGTTAAtccacactggagagaagcctcataaatgtagCCAATGTGGAGAAGCATTCAGATACCCCTTGAAACTTAACCAGCACATCAGGGCTCGGCATTAa
- the LOC125297353 gene encoding zinc finger protein 480-like isoform X3: protein MSLSDKEASSYVGRPTSVGNMDLGLQLSSGCNVNDAETLQVDLLVKEENIKEEEYGRMISCQDEEKPFGEFHCNVKSETDNSEYNVTYYETRHTEVKKEEEQEVEVKAELDEQENDDQLECSSETLQAPVEIEVKKEEEEHLLESVSEHPDCLHQKIHGQNDELNLQLQEGLHQCTVCKKSFTALTELEKHQQIHTCSIKQDQSIGNKTHKCVHCGKAFAMAAYLQCHMLTHTGKGLHKCAHCRETPRTSSERNKPHTCEYCGKSFERISVLKTHMIVHTGEKPHKCVQCGKTFSQIQNLKCHMLAHTGEKPYKCAQCGKASRSSSDLKKHMLVHTGEKPHICPQCGRGFQQVAHLRSHMLIHTGEKPHKCGQCGEAFRYPLKLNQHIRARH from the exons ATGAGCCTAAGTGACAAGGAGGCGTCTAGTTATGTAGGTAGGCCGACCTCCGTTGGGAACATGGATCTTGGACTACAGTTGAGCTCTGGTTGTAACGTTAACGATGCCGAAACACTGCAGGTTGACCTGCTGGTGAAAGAAGAAAATATCAAAGAGGAAGAATATGGCCGTATGATATCATGTCAAGATGAAGAAAAGCCCTTTGGAGAGTTTCACTGTAACGTTAAATCTGAAACAGACAATTCAGAGTATAACGTGACCTACTATGAAACACGACACACTGAAgtgaagaaagaggaggagcaaGAGGTTGAGGTAAAGGCAGAATTGGATGAACAAGAGAACGATGATCAGCTGGAAT GCTCCAGTGAAACACTCCAGGCACCAGTGGAGATTGAAgtgaagaaagaagaggaggagcatCTTCTGGAAA GTGTATCAGAACACCCAGACTGCCTGCATCAGAAGATCCATGGACAGAATGATGAACTCAACCTGCAGCTGCAAGAAGGGCTGCACCAATGCACAGTCTGCAAGAAGAGTTTCACAGCCCTCACTGAACTCGAGAAACACCAGCAAATACACACTTGTAGCATTAAGCAAGACCAGAGCATTGGCAACAAGactcataaatgtgtccattgTGGAAAAGCATTTGCAATGGCAGCATATCTTCAATGCCATATGCTTACTCATACTGGAAAGGGGCTTCATAAATGTGCCCATTGCAGAGAGACACCTAGAACATCCTCAGAAAGAAATAAGCCTCATACGTGTGAATATTGTGGTAAAAGTTTTGAACGAATTTCAGTTCTTAAAACCCATATGATAGTCCACACTGGAgaaaagcctcataaatgtgtccagtgtggaaaaactTTTTCGCAAATTCAAAATCTTAAATGCCATATGTTggcacacactggagagaagccctataaatgtgcccagtgtggaaaagcatccAGATCGTCCTCAGATCTTAAAAAACACATGTtagtacacactggagagaagcctcatataTGTCCCCAGTGTGGAAGAGGATTTCAACAAGTTGCACATCTCAGATCCCAtatgctaatacacactggagagaagcctcataaatgtggcCAATGTGGAGAAGCATTCAGATACCCCTTGAAACTTAATCAGCACATCAGGGCTCGGCATTAA
- the LOC125297353 gene encoding uncharacterized protein LOC125297353 isoform X5, with product MSLSDKEASSYVGRPTSVGNMDLGLQLSSGCNVNDAETLQVDLLVKEENLKEEEYGRMISCQDEEEKPFGEFHCNVKSETDNSEYNVTYYETRHTEVKEEEEQEVELKAELDEQENDDQLECSSETFQAPVEIEVKKEEEEHLLEKTKFLVYARCPCRG from the exons ATGAGCCTAAGTGACAAGGAGGCGTCTAGTTATGTAGGTAGGCCGACCTCCGTTGGGAAC ATGGATCTTGGACTACAGTTGAGCTCTGGTTGTAACGTTAACGATGCCGAAACACTGCAGGTTGACCTGCTGGTGAAAGAAGAAAACCTCAAAGAGGAAGAATATGGCCGTATGATATCATGTCAAGATGAAGAAGAAAAGCCCTTTGGAGAGTTTCACTGTAACGTTAAATCTGAAACAGACAATTCAGAGTATAACGTGACCTACTATGAAACACGACACACTgaagtgaaggaggaggaggagcaagaggTTGAGTTAAAGGCAGAATTGGATGAACAAGAGAACGATGATCAGCTGGAAT GCTCCAGTGAAACATTCCAGGCACCAGTGGAGATTGAAgtgaagaaagaagaggaggagcatCTTCTGGAAA agaccaaattccttgtatacgccaGATGCCCCTGCCGAGGCTGA
- the LOC125297353 gene encoding zinc finger protein 100-like isoform X4 — protein sequence MSLSDKEASSYVGRPTSVGNMDLGLQLSSGCNVNDAETLQVDLLVKEENLKEEEYGRMISCQDEEEKPFGEFHCNVKSETDNSEYNVTYYETRHTEVKEEEEQEVELKAELDEQENDDQLECSSETFQAPVEIEVKKEEEEHLLESVSENPHVTQQKIHGQNDELNLQLQEGLHHCTVCKKSFTAITELEKHQQILTCSIKQDQSIGNKTHKCVHCGKAFAMAAYLQCHILTHTGKELHGRETPRTSSDRNKPHTCEYCGKRFERISVLKTHMIVHTGEKPHKCVQCGKAFSQIQNLKCHMLAHTGEKPYKCAQCGKASRSSSDLKKHMLVHTGEKPHKCPQCGRGFQQVANLRSHMLIHTGEKPHKCSQCGEAFRYPLKLNQHIRARH from the exons ATGAGCCTAAGTGACAAGGAGGCGTCTAGTTATGTAGGTAGGCCGACCTCCGTTGGGAAC ATGGATCTTGGACTACAGTTGAGCTCTGGTTGTAACGTTAACGATGCCGAAACACTGCAGGTTGACCTGCTGGTGAAAGAAGAAAACCTCAAAGAGGAAGAATATGGCCGTATGATATCATGTCAAGATGAAGAAGAAAAGCCCTTTGGAGAGTTTCACTGTAACGTTAAATCTGAAACAGACAATTCAGAGTATAACGTGACCTACTATGAAACACGACACACTgaagtgaaggaggaggaggagcaagaggTTGAGTTAAAGGCAGAATTGGATGAACAAGAGAACGATGATCAGCTGGAAT GCTCCAGTGAAACATTCCAGGCACCAGTGGAGATTGAAgtgaagaaagaagaggaggagcatCTTCTGGAAA GTGTATCAGAGAACCCACATGTAACGCAACAGAAGATCCATGGACAGAATGATGAACTCAACCTGCAGCTGCAAGAAGGGCTGCACCACTGCACAGTCTGCAAGAAGAGTTTCACAGCAATCACTGAACTGGAGAAACACCAGCAAATACTCACTTGTAGCATTAAGCAAGACCAGAGCATTGGCAACAAGactcataaatgtgtccattgTGGAAAAGCATTCGCAATGGCAGCATATCTTCAATGCCATATACTTACTCATACTGGAAAGGAGCTTCATGGCAGAGAGACACCTAGAACATCCTCAGACAGGAATAAGCCTCATACGTGTGAATATTGTGGTAAAAGATTTGAACGAATTTCAGTTCTTAAAACCCATATGATAGTCCACACTGGAgaaaagcctcataaatgtgtccagtgtggaaaagctttttcgcAAATTCAAAATCTTAAATGCCATATGTTggcacacactggagagaagccctataaatgtgcccagtgtggaaaagcatccAGATCGTCCTCAGATCTTAAAAAACACATGTtagtacacactggagagaagcctcataaatgtccCCAGTGTGGAAGAGGATTTCAACAAGTTGCAAATCTCAGATCCCATATGTTAAtccacactggagagaagcctcataaatgtagCCAATGTGGAGAAGCATTCAGATACCCCTTGAAACTTAACCAGCACATCAGGGCTCGGCATTAa